The Astatotilapia calliptera chromosome 22, fAstCal1.2, whole genome shotgun sequence region CTAATCCCCACTTTGAATTTGGAGAAAATAAGATGATGACAGTCACGGTTTGACTTTTATGACTTTTACAGCAGGCATCTTCACAGCtcacattaatttaataatgtcAAGTAAGTGAATTTggctttgtttgaaaatgtatttccactcatatttttaaagtgcttcTCAGGAAGTTGCCACAGACTTTTGTCAGCCGacccaaattttaaaaagaagtaaTTAAATCACAACATTGGAACAACTGGACTGTTTTCCACTGGTGTACTTAGCAAGGTCTAATGCAAATAGTTGCTTATTGTTGCAGCCTACTGAGTGCTTTTGTACAGGATGTGATGTACTTGCCTCTTAGGCGTTTTACAGCATGGATGCAGAAAATATAAACCAGGCCAGGGTGTAACGGAACATAAAGGTGAGAAGGGATGTTTTGAGGTTTTCAGATGAGCTCGTCTGGTCACATCAGTCTCACTGGTCTAAACCTTTGTCAGCATCAAACTCAGCAGCATCCTCGACTCAGGCATGCGTGGTGTTACTGGTGTATTAGTGACCTGTCTCCtcttgtgtctctgtttgtttttccaggcCTCCCCTGCTGCCCTCGCTAAGAGTGTTTTGGCAGAAGTCCCTAACCAGGTGGTAGATTACTACAACGCGAAAGGAATTAAACCCAAGTGCATGTCAGATTATGAGTCCACAAGAACCTTCAGCCCCTGACAATGGACTGAgtgcacacatacatacaatTACATATACATGTATGAATCCTATATCTACATTTAAGTACTGTATAAAACGTATACATGTCCAAaagcacaagcacacacatacgcaAACAAACATGTACACAAAACAATACTACATACAGTAGACTAGCTCAGAGAATTAGCTCGTTCTGGTGATACAAATTGAACTACTCTATTGGTGACTATTGCATGTTTGGCCACAGTGGCATCACCTGGGAAATTAACTGCTGTATTATCTACTGTACATTAAAAAAGGTATTTATAGAAATAAGAACAGTCTTCTGAAACAGCATGCATATGCAGACCTTAGCTCACTGGGGGAAAGAATGACACTCTTACCTTATTTAGATAACTAGCAAGTGCATAGACCAAACTATCTGTCAGCATAGAACCTAATATGTGAGATGCATAACCCGAAATGCTTAGAATTAGCATTGCAAATGTTATTTATAGGATTGATAGCATTTCTGTTTGTGTACTGCATAAATGCATGCATTATTCAGCTCCTGTTAATTCCCCTTTTCTAGTAGTTGCTTGCTAGTTATGAAATAAAGTATCTTGTCATTTGTGTGAGATTTGGGGTTGTCTTTGGTGTTTGGGGTTCTTTTCTACAGatttgtttgacattttgcTAAATGGAATGAACAACTGAATAATTGTAATAATTTCTTAATAACCTTCTTACATTGTAAAGAGTTTTGGGAGGATAGAAACGCTTGTGTGGTAGATACTCATCTgtgagctgaaaatgtttttttcttctgtattcTGCATGTTGATTATAATAAAGACCCTTTGGTTTTCTCATTTTAGTGTGATCTTTTATGACGGGATGTCTTCCTTATagtgacaaaaaacaagaacataTTGTGTAAATGTCAAATACTATGTAACAGTTCTGATAACCCCTGCCAAAGATCTGGATTTATAATAAAATCCACATGGCCAGCCGTGTTATTAAATTAGCTCGTACTCCACAACAGCTCCAAATGCCAcacacttttcacacactgctaaaAACCATCAGCCCACAGACACCTACACTGACATGCCTGCCTTTCCTTCACTCGTTCCTAGACAGACATTAAAATGCTAGAATAAATTATTTCACTAATCTCCATACAGTTTAATTAATGCGAGCCAAAGTTGGGCTGTCCTAAGAGGACACTCCAAGCGTGCCTCGGGCTCTGGTAGTCAGATCTGTATTCAGCTCATGAACCTTTAATATCTCTTTCCCTATCATAGATAAGCCCCATCAGAAGAGACCAGAAATATCAGCTTCACAGCATAGGAGTCACataaaaacttcttttttccttGGCATTTTGCCTGTCTGTTAGACTTCCAGTGAAGTAAGACAGGAAATCTGGAAAAGACAGCACGGGAATGACAAACAGCAGCGGTTCAGCTCCGCTCTTAACCAGGGAGTCTGCAGCCATGGACAATCAACAACAACTGTGGTATTGGCTTCTGAAAGTAACCACTTAAAAATGTCTAGTCTAGTACTTTAGCTGACCTGAATTATAACAAGTAGCAatactgctactactactactactactaataataattataataataataataattattattattatattattattattattattattattattattatttgatatttttgcaCTTCACTGAACatcaacatttaaatgaaaactagACAAAACCTGCTAGCATAACTGAACAACTATGTAAGGTGAAAGTGAAatttagcatttaaaaaaaaattatctttattattattattttgtcctGTGTTCATGTTCATTCTTCAACAGGTGGGATATTAAAGAGATATCCACATATCAGTGAATCAGtaattatccatccattcatttcctTCATAGTCCTCATCTATATCACACATTGGTTTGGTTTTGGTTTCATGACTATCAACTTCAAGCCTATCTCAGCTGTCAGACTGCGAGAGGCGGGCTACACTCTGGACAGTTAGTCAAGGATAAATAATTATGATCcaataataaatacagtatataaatgccactgtaTGGTTACTTTAGCTACTTTAACATaacttttaattttacttgaagcctgaatacttgttttttccacttgccacccaaataaaataaataaataacaattaatCTGGATACGCCCCTGTTTATTGTGTTATCCCGTTAGGATGGCTGCCATGAGCGGAACCTTTGCCCTGAGCACCGGTTCTACGGAGCTGTTATGATTGAGCACCGGAAGTATGCAGGGTGACATTTACACAGAAAACTAAGGCGTGTATGAGAGTCCTCAGTGAAGGCTTGTCATCCTTCTGTAGGTTTAATTTTATATGTATAAGTGTGTAGTTTAGAGAGCGCAATGGCCGCGTCGACCTGccggtttctttttcttctgcggGGTACTCGTGTCATCCCTCCTCGTGCAACAGCAGAACGGTAAGGATGCTAACGGGCTAGCCATGCTAACATAAGCTGCAGTTTGAAGCTTGGACACCACAGGGTGACATTGCTGTTTAATTTTGCAATTTCATAAGCTTTAAGCTTAATATCTCGAGTTTGTCTCTTTAAAATAGTAACGTAATAAACCGCCTCTGTTCCTAGTAGAGGAATGAGATTTATCATCTCCTGTCGTTTCTGAGATTCCCCCGTTTGATCTAACATACTGTTTGACTTTCACTTAATGGTTTATAAAGTAGTCTTTTCCCATCTTTAATGCTCTACATGACATGCTTGATAATGAGCGGTTGTTATAGAGAGCATAAAATTACTCCACAGTCCCAGCCAGTACAGTAACATATTCATCAACattgtaaggcaaggcaagtttatttgtatagcacaattcagcaacaaggtgattcaaagtgttttacggagacattagaaacaaaaacaaataaaaagcatgatttaaaattgattaaaacaagctaacaaacaaactaattaacaaacaaacaaacaaacaaacaaaacagtatataaaatcaaaacagataaaatcagaacaatagataaaatcagtagttaaaatgttagttttgtaGTTGTAAAAACACTAAATTCACTCTCTGTATGAAGTTAAAGTATTAATATCCTCAGTATTTTACTTTTGTGATGCTCCTGTAGCGCCTTTTTGCTCATGTTGAGCACTCAATGCGTTTCATATTACAAATAAtattcacccagtcacacaagCATTCAGACAGCGATTttttctaacacacacacacacacacacacacacacacacacacacacacacaacgtaGAATATGTATGACATCCATACTTAAGGACCTCCTCACCACCTCTGCCACAACTGCCATAACTGCCATCACCTGAAATTAAACcccaataaacagaaacatgtcaATAGAGACACCTGCCTACTTTACAGAGCAGGGAATTTCTAGGTAATACAGCTattgtactgtttgtttgtttgtttttgtttttttgtgatatCTTGGTATTCGTTCCTCCTTATGTGCCAGAGGAATAAAGTAATCTTATTTATAGATAAATATCAAGAGTCTGGTTATTTAGCAGTGGTTAACAAAGATGTCTGATACCAACCTTTGTttgaaatattatatttaataccAAAAAGCAAAGTTTAAGGAAATATCAACATTTCCTTTATTCTGTATGATGCTATAAGCCTCTTCATTTtgcttttgtccttttttcctATGAAAGTGCAGGTTTCAAGAAGACCTTCTGTAAAAATATACCTTTTTTGATTAATAGCTATGTTATGTGATTGCTGAATTTGGGAACAAAAGTCTTTTATGACTGTTAGAGACAGATTTCATCATTACAGTTGCACATTAACCTGTAACACTGCAGATCAGGAATATTGATGTCcctctgcaggcaggcaagAATACTTTGAACTAACAACAAGCCACCAGGCTTCACTCAGTCCCATGTGACACTTGATATTCTCAAACTGTCTATGTAAATGTCCGGACCTGTTTGTTAATGCATCAGCAAGGACACTGCAATGACCCGACtcactgcagcagcagactgatgagtgttttttgttgtgtttttttagctAAGTAAACTAAAATTGATGAGTAGTTTGAGATCTGAAGCAGTGAGGCAAATTTCAGTGTAGATTATCCAGTGGTGCTTTAAGgattttcaagtcaagtcaagtcaactttatttgtcaattctgccacatgtacaggacatacacagaatagaaattgcgttactctcaaaccctagtgattagaaaaatgcaaataaaataattaaaaagtaaaaatttaaataaatttaaataaatacaatacagttttacgtataacaaaaaaaaaagctatgcaatatacaatatacaatattcaagtaAGAAGGCATAGTGGTgcaaaataggcaaatagtgcaaatggggATTTAGTATTAATGATTCAGTGCATTAATGTGGATCTATTGTGGACCTATTTCTATCAGAGAAGCTTTGAATGAATCATTGTTTTGTATGTACTGGGCTTTGGTGCTGTCCCAGTTCATCCATTGTCAGAAGCAAGTCATTTAGGTCTTTTTTCCTTAAACCAGCTTTCTTCTTGTTGGCTGCAGCTCATAAACAGAAAGTCTGAGCAGAAGACAggtggacattttttttctgccactaaaagttttttattttttttttagcattcatAAGTCAGAGTTTGGGGTTTTCCAAAAAATTTCAGCTTATTAATGCAAACCTCTGAGGAAATAACTTGAAATCTTGAGTTATcaagttgaaattttgagataGTGATTcagaaattaaactgaaacttAAAATGATTTTTCAGTGGCATAGGGTGGGACGTTTATGCTCAGAGTTAGTGCTGATTGCCTGAGATTACTTTATTAGGGATATGTGCTATTGCTGAAATCGTACAGGGCCAAGTGTGGGGAAAATTGAGTGTTTAGGGCAATCTGAAGCCTGAGGGTCTTTTTTCCTTACAGGGATTACTTGTATATCTTGTCGCGTCTCATGGTTTGAGACTCATGGATGTTGAGTCTCAAACCATGAGATGCACCTGGCCGATCATGGTTTGAGACTCAACGTCAAGAAGATCAAGTACATGGAAGCTTGTCCCCAAACTGATGGCACCATTAACATCGACGGGGAAGACCTGAAGAAGGCCGACCGATTCAAGTACTTGGGATCGATGATCAGTGGCGACGGGGATATTCTTCCAGACGTGCAAGCTGGGGTCAATGCCGCATGGATGAAGTGGCGTCAAGCGACGGATGTGCTATGCAACCGTCGAATGCCAGACCATCTCAAGGTGAAGATTTACAAGACTGTAGTCTGCCCAGTTGCCCTGTATGGATGGTGTCAAGGCCTCGCGCATTGGGACCAAGTCATGAATGAAGACGTCAGAAAGCGGCTCGGCATCGCACCAATCACGGAGAAAATGCACAAGGCACAGCTACGGTGGTACGGACACGTATTACGCTCAGGCGACAGCTCAGTGGCAAAAACTGCAATGAGGCTTGAGCCCGGTGGCCAGCGACCCCGTGGCAGGCCGAAGAACTGGTGGATGGATAGAATAAAGGAAGACGCCCTCGGTCGTGCCAAATGGAGACGGATTTGCCGCAAAGCGGACCCTGCCATGCGGGACAAACGCTAGAAGGAAGAGGATTACTTGTAGATCTTGTCATTTAAAGCTTAATACAGTTACTGCTTAATATGAGCATACACCAACATAACAGtattaaaatgattattttcttgctattttaaaatatttggctGTGGTAATGTTGTTAGGAAGCAAGTGTGTCTGACCATTGTTGTTCTAACTGTGGGCGTTACAtggcttgttttctctttcagtcCTGCCCTGCTGGTTGGTTGTATCAGGACAGTGAAAACCACAACATGGTTTGAGGAAAACCTAACAGAGGACAACCAGGAGTACATGAGGAAGAGCATGGCAGAGGAATACAGACGGCAAACGGCTGAAAAGCTCAACCCACTCAAAGACGAGCCGTGGCCTCGTGATGAGTGGACAGAAGGTGGGTGCAACCATTAGTTAGAGCCGTGTTCGTTATGGTTCTCGTTTCCATCCACTTGGCAACTTCAGCACGTTTTCCT contains the following coding sequences:
- the LOC113014867 gene encoding uncharacterized protein LOC113014867 — its product is MHLADHGLRLNVKKIKYMEACPQTDGTINIDGEDLKKADRFKYLGSMISGDGDILPDVQAGVNAAWMKWRQATDVLCNRRMPDHLKVKIYKTVVCPVALYGWCQGLAHWDQVMNEDVRKRLGIAPITEKMHKAQLRWYGHVLRSGDSSVAKTAMRLEPGGQRPRGRPKNWWMDRIKEDALGRAKWRRICRKADPAMRDKR